TCGCAAGTTAGCCAAGTATCGCAGTTAGAAGTAGAGATTAGGGCTAGCGATCGCCAAATTCTCTCTGGTTGCATTCCTTGGGTATCTATCTTTGCCAGTCATGCTGTCTACCAAGGCCTCCATATTACACGAATTCAGCTTGTAGCGGAAAATATTCAAATCAATATAGGCTCAGTACTGAAAGGTCAACCGCTACGACTGTTAGAAACAGTCTCTGTATTCGGCGACCTCACCGTAGAGGAAAAGGATCTCAATAATTCCCTTTCTTCTGAACTATTATCGACTGCTTTAAATGATGTGCTGCTTAAACTTTTACCAGAACACAGCCCAAAATCCAAGAGTATTTCTTGGCTAAAAATTATTCTTGAGAATAATCAAGTAATCATGAGTGCCATGCTTGCACCCACAAGAGAAGTTACGTATTTAAATATTTATTTGTGCCTACAATTACTCAATGGTCAAGAACTGCAACTATCGCAAATCCAAGTTACAGAAAACGAAATACCGCTTTTAGAAGGTGATGATAGTTACAACCTCCATTTAGGCTCAGATGTAGATATTGAAGAACTCACCTTGATCCCCGGTAAGCTGGTGTGTCGGGGACAAATTAATGTGAATCCCTAACAATTAAGTAAGTAGGTCGGTGCAAATAAAGCTAACTGGTAAAGGTCGTCAGTTGTCAGTTGTCAGTTGTCAGTTGTCAGTAGTAAGGGTTTCAGGCATATTTACGTTTCGTAACATAGCTCTGTTTATTCTCACCGACTTATTTAAGAGGCAGCAGGCAGCAGGCAGGACTTATTTTTCTCCCCATCACCCCATCTGTCCATCACCCCATCACCCTATCTACCCATCTCCCTTGCTTACTTATCCGCTAATAGCGGCAACAGAAGCGTCACAAAATAGTAAACCAAAGGAGCAGTGAAGATATAACTATCAGTACGATCTAGGATGCCACCATGACCGGGGATCAACTGTCCTGAATCTTTAACTCCAGCATCGCGTTTGAGCATAGATTCGGTCAGGTCGCCTAAAAGACTGGCAATACCAATCAGCAAACCCAAGGCTATACCAGTGAAGAAAAATCTCGGAAAGTGAAGATAATAAGCCCCTGCAAAAGCTACAGCAACGCTAGCAGCAATACCGAAAACAGCGCCTTCAACAGTTTTTTTGGGGCTGATGTTGGATAGTTGGGTTTTACCAAAGAATTTACCAAAAATGTAAGCACCGATGTCAGCTGCCCAAATACACAAGAAAGTCAGCATTGTCACAGTCAAACCTTGAGGCAAAACAGCAAAATTTTTTTGCTGGAGAATATCTGCCCAAGCTGGGGGCCAGTAACCACCCAAAGCAAGATTACTGACAGCTGCACTACCGAGGGCGCGTAACCGCACCCAATAACTCGCCAAGTAACCCACATAAAACAGCCCCATAATGGAAGCGGAAATATCCGCGATTGTTGCCAATTTGGGCTGAAACAGCAAGTAAAAACAAATAAATGTACCTGCTATTGGCATGACAGCATCAGCCAAACTGCCATCAACTGTACAAATAACCAGTAAAATTTGGCTGACAAACATGGTGGTTTTAGCAGCGGGAACTATGCCTCTGGCTCGCACCAAATTAAAATATTCCTGATGACCCAAAAAAACGACAACCGCGATCGCAATCGTAAAATACCAACCACCTAAAAGGACAGCAGCTAAAGCAAGAGCGATCGCAATAATTCCACTAATAATCCGAGACCAAGGCATAGCAGTATTTGGGATTGGGTATTGGGTATTGGGTATTGGGGATTGGGTATTGAGGATTGGGGATTGGGTATTGGGTATTAGATAGAAAAACTAATTTGATGAAGTAAGTTCCTTCCCAGCCCCCAGACCCTAGTCCCTAGTCCCCAGTCCCTAATCCCCAGACCCTAGTCCCTAGTCCCTAGTCCCCAGTCCCCAGCCCCTAGTCCCCAGCCCCAGTCACTCTAGTTTCTCACCACTCAGGATAAAAATGGGATCGACGGCGGCAAAGGTTTGAGAAAAACCGCGCGTCTCTAAGCGATTAACCGCAGACTGGACAACTTCAATATTTACAGCCCGCAATTGAGAAAAGCTTTGAGAAATTGCGTACAGGCCTTCTAAATTAGACGCTGTAGCGACAACTCGCCCAGAGGATGGTAAATAATCCCATACAGCTTGTAGAATGTCTTGAATCGGGCGTCCTCCCTCAATACAAACACGGTGAGGTGAAATTTTGAGGTTATGCAAACACTCTGGAGCATTGCCTTCAATGACTTCTACATTATTTACCTCAAAGCGATCGCAGTTACGTTTGATCAGGTTGGCAACTTCTTCGTCCCTTTCCACAGCAATAATCTTTCCCTTGGGGCACAGCAATCCCACCTCTATAGGAATTGTACCTGTCCCGGCACCAATGTCCCACAATACGGAATCAGGTTTCAGCCGCAATTGAGAAATCAACAGCAGTCGCACTTCTCGCTGGCTAAAAGGAATACCTGGCAAATGCTCGAAGAATTCATCGGGAATACCAGGGGTAATGTAAGGCCAAAGTTGGGAGGGCATAGAACACACGATTATACTAAGAAATATCAGCTTGCTCAATTTGACAAGCATTTAAAACCTTTTAAAGTAGCTTTATCAGCGATCATAATGATTGGCATAATATTGAGCCATCGCTACGAAATCCAACAGCAGTTGGGAAAAAAAGCAGGGCGGCGGACTCTGTTAGCACAAGATCAAAAGAGCGGTGAATTAGTCGTTATCAAGTTACTCTCTTTCAGTAGTGACTTTGAATGGGATTCACTCAAGTTATTTGAACGAGAAGCCCAAACGTTAAAATCTTTGTCCCATGCTTCTATTCCACGCTATTTAGACTATTTTGAAGTAAATTTACCAACTATCAAAGGATTTGCCCTTGTACAGAGTTATATCCCAGCTCAAACTCTAGAGCAATACTTACAAAGTGGGAGAATCTTTACAGAAGCTGAAGTCAAACAGGTAGCTAAAGCAGTTTTAGAAATTCTGATTTACCTACATCAACTGCATCCGCCTGTAATCCACCGTGATCTTAAGCCTAGCAATATTTTATTGGGTGAGCGTTCTGGTAATAGTATCGGTCAAGTTTACTTGGTAGATTTTGGTTCAGTGCAAACTGTCTTAGCTACAGAAGGCGGAACCAGAACAGTTGTAGGAACCTATGGCTATATGCCACAAGAACAATTTGGCGGACGCACCGTTGCTGCTTCTGACCTTTATAGTTTAGGCGCAACGTTAATTTACTTAGTAACTGGTATCCATCCAGGCGATTTACCTCAAAAGGATTTTCGCATTCAGTTTGAGCATTTGACTAATTTAAGTCCTAGCTTTATCAATTGGCTCAAGTGGATGACCCAACCGAGTTTAGAACGACGCTTGAGTTCTGCAACTCAAGCACTGCAAGCTTTGAATGATTCCAATGACAACATTAATAGCCTAGCTTTGGGTAAACCTGTTGGTAGTAAAATTCAACTAATTAAAAATTCGGATTTTCTAGAAATTATCATTCCACCAGGTGGATTTGATGCGTCAATAATTCTTACAGGTTTATTTGCGATCGCTTGGAATTCATTTATCCTATTTTGGACAATTGGCGCTCTTAGTGCCCCTTTTCCAATCAACATTCCCTTTGCTTTATTCTCACTTCCCTTTTGGGGTGCTGGCTTGTATATGCTCAATGGGATCATTTTCCCTTGGTTTGCACGCATCCGCTTACACCTGAATCAAGAGCAAATTGCCTTAACCTATGAATTATTTGGATTAAAATTTCATCGCCCCCGGCCATCACCCAGAGAAAATATCACCAAAGTAGTTTACACTCCGAAATATTTTACTAGAGACTCTGATGGCGATCGCTCCGAAGTGCCAGCAAAATTGGAAATTTGGGTAGGAGTAAAAAAATATCAACTTGGTACAACTGGTGCTATTAAATCCGAAGCGGAACTGGAATGGCTAACTGACGAGTTGAAGCATTGGTTAGGGATAGATATCACCAAGGAGTAGTTTTAACTGAGGGATTTTCCAAAAATAAATTATTCATCTTGTGGGGCGGGCATCCTGCCCGCCTTTCACACAAAGGACGGGTGAGGACACCCATCCCACAAGAAAATTTGGGATATTTTTTAGAATTAAAGTCCCTGAATTTAAAGATGTTTACACATTGGAAGTATAGAAAATCACAAAAATAATTACTTTCTATGATTGATAAAATAATGGGTGAGTCACCTGACGGAGATATCTTCGCTTCACGCTACCAAGTTCAGCAGAAGTTGGGAAAAAAAGCAGGGCGACAGACGCTATTAGCCCGTGACTTGCAAACGCACGAACTAGTGATAATCAAATTACTCAGTTTTACAAGTGACTTTGAATGGGATGATCTCAAGCTGTTTGAGCGGGAAGCCGAAACCTTAAAATCTTTGTCACATCCCGCTATTCCACGCTATTTAGATTATTTCGAGGTAAATACATCTAGAATTAAAGGATTTGCTCTAGTACAAACTTATATTCCAGCACAAACTTTAGAACAATACTTACAATCTGGGCGGACTTTTACAGAAGCTGAAGTTAAACAGATAGCCAAGGCAATTTTAGAGATTCTTATTTATCTGCATGGGCTGCATCCGCCTGTAATTCACCGTGATATTAAACCTACCAATATTTTATTGGGGGAACGTTCTGGTAATAGTGTTGGTCAAGTCTACCTTGTAGATTTTGGTTCAGTGCAAACTGTCCTACCACTGTGCTACTCGCACAGTGGTAGGAACTTACGGCTATATGCCACCAGAGCAATTTGGCGGACGCACCGTTGCAGCATCCGACCTTTATGGTTTAGGTGCAACTTTAATTTACTTGGTGACTGCTACTCATCCAGCCGATTTACCCCAAAAGGATTTTCGCATTCAGTTTGACCAAGTGACTAATCTTAGTCCAGGCTTTATTAGCTGGTTAAAGTCGATGACTGCACCAACTTTAGAACAACGATTGAGTTCTGCAAATGCTGCACTAAACGCTTTAGACGAGTCACATCTACAAAATATTAGTACTTTAGCTGCTGGCAAACCAGCCGATAGCAAAATTCATTTGACAAAAAATGGGGAAGTGCTGAAAATTCCCATTCCCCCTGTGTTTCAACTGTCTTGGTCATCAGTGTTTTTAGCTTTTCCTCGGTTCATCGCCAAGAATTTTTTACATCTTTTTGGAACCATC
Above is a window of Nostoc sp. UHCC 0702 DNA encoding:
- a CDS encoding serine/threonine protein kinase, with the protein product MIGIILSHRYEIQQQLGKKAGRRTLLAQDQKSGELVVIKLLSFSSDFEWDSLKLFEREAQTLKSLSHASIPRYLDYFEVNLPTIKGFALVQSYIPAQTLEQYLQSGRIFTEAEVKQVAKAVLEILIYLHQLHPPVIHRDLKPSNILLGERSGNSIGQVYLVDFGSVQTVLATEGGTRTVVGTYGYMPQEQFGGRTVAASDLYSLGATLIYLVTGIHPGDLPQKDFRIQFEHLTNLSPSFINWLKWMTQPSLERRLSSATQALQALNDSNDNINSLALGKPVGSKIQLIKNSDFLEIIIPPGGFDASIILTGLFAIAWNSFILFWTIGALSAPFPINIPFALFSLPFWGAGLYMLNGIIFPWFARIRLHLNQEQIALTYELFGLKFHRPRPSPRENITKVVYTPKYFTRDSDGDRSEVPAKLEIWVGVKKYQLGTTGAIKSEAELEWLTDELKHWLGIDITKE
- the cbiT gene encoding precorrin-6Y C5,15-methyltransferase subunit CbiT → MPSQLWPYITPGIPDEFFEHLPGIPFSQREVRLLLISQLRLKPDSVLWDIGAGTGTIPIEVGLLCPKGKIIAVERDEEVANLIKRNCDRFEVNNVEVIEGNAPECLHNLKISPHRVCIEGGRPIQDILQAVWDYLPSSGRVVATASNLEGLYAISQSFSQLRAVNIEVVQSAVNRLETRGFSQTFAAVDPIFILSGEKLE
- a CDS encoding DUF2993 domain-containing protein — encoded protein: MPEDNFPKSSKKIRVITKVLTKALKLWLRSQVSQVSQLEVEIRASDRQILSGCIPWVSIFASHAVYQGLHITRIQLVAENIQINIGSVLKGQPLRLLETVSVFGDLTVEEKDLNNSLSSELLSTALNDVLLKLLPEHSPKSKSISWLKIILENNQVIMSAMLAPTREVTYLNIYLCLQLLNGQELQLSQIQVTENEIPLLEGDDSYNLHLGSDVDIEELTLIPGKLVCRGQINVNP
- a CDS encoding phosphatidate cytidylyltransferase, with the translated sequence MPWSRIISGIIAIALALAAVLLGGWYFTIAIAVVVFLGHQEYFNLVRARGIVPAAKTTMFVSQILLVICTVDGSLADAVMPIAGTFICFYLLFQPKLATIADISASIMGLFYVGYLASYWVRLRALGSAAVSNLALGGYWPPAWADILQQKNFAVLPQGLTVTMLTFLCIWAADIGAYIFGKFFGKTQLSNISPKKTVEGAVFGIAASVAVAFAGAYYLHFPRFFFTGIALGLLIGIASLLGDLTESMLKRDAGVKDSGQLIPGHGGILDRTDSYIFTAPLVYYFVTLLLPLLADK